The genome window TCCAAAAAAGAATAGCTAAAAGGTGTGCCGGGATTGTATAAATCCCACTGACGCTTTATATCTGTTAACAAGGGCTGCACATCTGCAGTTTTTATCCTCGCTATTATTGAACCCCGACTATTAATAGACGGAAGCATCATTAAAGGCGCTATCTTTTGTTTTGCCGATGTGTAATGAAAATCTTTAACCACACCAACTATATTATAATGGCGCTGCCCCGAGCGTACGATGGTTTTTCCTATCGGATCAGTATTTCCAAAGCCGAGGTCGCGCACAGCAGCTTCATTAACTATAACTGAAATTGAATCGGCAGGCGACGACGGGTAAAAGTTTCGCCCTTTGACAATTTGGATCCCCAATGTTGGAATATATGAATCCTCTATCCAATAAATACCGGTCTGGATCTGGGTACGGGCACCTTTGTCTGCCAGGTCTTTAGCATAAATTTCAGTACCCCCCATATTATTAAAGCCCGGTATGTTGCTTGAAATGCTGGCGTTTACTACGCGATGATCATTTAAAAGCTGTTGCTTAAAAGCTACTATGTTATTGCCCAGCGTATAAGTATCATTTATTACCAGCACCTGGTTTTTATCATAACCAAGCTTTTTGTTCTGCATAAAATGCAATTGTTGGTAAACTACAAAGGTTGATATGATCAGTGCTGTTGAGATAGCAAACTGGCATACGATCAAACTGCTGCGTAAGCCACCTTTGCCTGTAGTTTGCGCTGTACTGTTCCCTTTTAAAACAGCCAGAATTTTAAATGAAGATAAGAAAAATGCCGGGTAAATACCTGCAATAAGTCCAACAAACAGGATCAGGGCGATTTGTAAACTCAGTGCCTTGAAATTCAGGAAAAACAACATATCAATGTGCTTGCCGGCAAGGTTATTAAAATAGGGTAACAAAAGGTAAATAAGACCTAACGCAAAAAGCATTGCAAGCGCCGTAAGCATTACTGATTCAGTAAGAAACTGCCAAACAAGCTTGTTTTTTTCTGATCCCAATACCTTTCTGATCCCAATTTCCTTTGACCGGTTTGATGAGCTTGCTGTTGACAGATTGGTAAAATTTATACAGGCCAGCAACAGAATAAAGGATGCGAGGGCGCCAAATATGTATATGTAATGGATGTCGCCATTAGCTTCAAATTCATATTTTGTGGCAGAATGTAAATGTATATCAGTTATAGGTTGTAAAAAGAACAGGAAAGAGTTTACAGATTTTTGAGCCTCGGCAAGGCTTACTCCCATATCGTGCTGAATCTCGGGGACAACATTTTTTGCGACTAGTTTCTGAAAACCAGCTTCCAGCTTTTTTGGGTCGGCATTTTTATCAAGCAGAAGATAGGTAAAATAGCCAACATTACTCCATGTTTGCCTCGTGGTAGCAGTAACAAATGTTGTCATGCTTATAAACGCATCCGCGTGAAAATGAGAATTACCTGGAATTTCGTCAATTATGCCTGTTATTTTTAAAAGGTTGGGGCCAACATTCACCATTCTACCAAGCGCCGGAGAATTACCAAAATATTTCTTCGCGAATGGTTTCGTAATAACCATGGTATTTGGCTCAATAAGTGCCGATTTACTGTCCCCCTCAACAAAAGGTATTGAAAATAGCTGAAAGAAATTAGGATCGGTTATCACGATCTTGTTTTCCTTAAACTGCTTTTCATTGTATTTAACAAACACCGGCTCCCGTTGAGATAAACGGGTAAAATCCAATACTTGCGGAAACGCATTTTTTATGCCCTGCCCTACTGCAACGTCGACATTTGGAAAATCGGCTGCGGTATTGTTGCCGTTTGAGTGAAGCGCAACCCTATAAAGCTGTTTAGCATTTGCGGAGTAAGTATCATATGTTAACTCCTGATATAAATAAGCGCTGATAAGCATACAACACGCTAATCCGACGGCTAACCCAAAAACGTTTATAAGGGAGAATACTTTGTTTCTACTCAAATTTCGCCATGCTGTTATTATAAAGTTTTTGATCATCTTATTAATTTATGGGTATAAAATTGCTAACAACTATCGGTGCATCTTTTTTGTAAGTGTTGTGCTTTTTTGTTAACATGTTTAAAATACATACCAATTATATAATTATCTATTAATCAGTTATTTATATTTTAATTTTAATTATAACTGTATCAATAGCGAACACATAGTGTTACGCCTGCGAACAGTAGTTTTGATTTCGGAATTCCAATTTCGGAGTTGTTTAAGTTAACGTAAGTTCGGAACAAGGCGGATGAAACATCTTGATTATCAGAAACTTGCACCTGCTTAATTCTTTACAAGTGATTAAACTATTGATAATCAACATATTTCACTTTGTTCCACCCGTTCCGCTATAAAAATGGAACGCTTTCCTGCGTAGATACACAAACTTACCCCCCGCCTCAACGCTGTTGGAGAAGGGTTTGGACTGAGGTGACCGTTGCTTATATCGAACTCACGTTGAGTTAATATCGAGGGTGAGACTAAAACTAAAACGGCCCTGACACACTATTTATAGCATATCAGGACCGCCTTAAAAACTATTTAATACTATTAATTAAAGACTATATTCAAATTATCACTTGCTTCAACACTTACAGGGATGCCACCGCCATTCAGCGTACCCTTTACATGGTCTTTTTCCCATTCCCCGGTAAATTTGCTAACATTTGATGACCTGATTTTACTTGCGGATAAATTGAGATTCATGCCCTGATTGGCAGGGAGTGTAAGATCGACGTGACCCCCGCTAACGTCAAGTTTAACATATTTTCCTAATTGACGCATATCCACATGCATGCTGCCGCCGCTGGTTGATGCGTTAAGGCTACAGGCCATTGCTGATAAATTAACACTGCCGCCGCTTGTCCCGGTAACTAATTCACCTTTTATATTGTTGGCCTGGATACTGCCCCCGCTGGTATTGGCGGTAATTGATCCCTCTAATGCTTCAAGATGAAGTGAACCGCCCGATGTTTCAAGCCTGATTTTGCCCTGGCAGTTTTTAGCATTTATGCTTCCGCCGCTTGTTTCAAGGTCAATAATATCTTTTGAATTATTTACCTGGATGCTTCCGCCTGATGTTTCACCTTTTATTCTGCCGGCAAGATTATCCATGTGCAAACTGCCGCCACTGGTGCTAAATTCCTGTGCGCCAATTAAGTTATCCAAATGAATGCTCCCGCCGCTGGTATTTAAATGTGTAGCAACTTCTCTCGGAACATAAATTTTAAAAGATATGCTCAATGGCCTTTTCCAATCAATATTAAAGTTCTTTTTCCTTTTTGCTACCGCATGAACTTCATGATTGTTCACGGTAACTTGTAAATCATAATCTTTATCCAGCCGTTTCTGAATTT of Mucilaginibacter xinganensis contains these proteins:
- a CDS encoding DUF4097 family beta strand repeat-containing protein encodes the protein MMKTYLALLLIACSSSVALAQGNWDKTPYQTKSLANDAIKDVFVNTSGGSISVSGAAGESARIEIYVRGNNNQELSKEEIQKRLDKDYDLQVTVNNHEVHAVAKRKKNFNIDWKRPLSISFKIYVPREVATHLNTSGGSIHLDNLIGAQEFSTSGGSLHMDNLAGRIKGETSGGSIQVNNSKDIIDLETSGGSINAKNCQGKIRLETSGGSLHLEALEGSITANTSGGSIQANNIKGELVTGTSGGSVNLSAMACSLNASTSGGSMHVDMRQLGKYVKLDVSGGHVDLTLPANQGMNLNLSASKIRSSNVSKFTGEWEKDHVKGTLNGGGIPVSVEASDNLNIVFN
- a CDS encoding ABC transporter permease produces the protein MIKNFIITAWRNLSRNKVFSLINVFGLAVGLACCMLISAYLYQELTYDTYSANAKQLYRVALHSNGNNTAADFPNVDVAVGQGIKNAFPQVLDFTRLSQREPVFVKYNEKQFKENKIVITDPNFFQLFSIPFVEGDSKSALIEPNTMVITKPFAKKYFGNSPALGRMVNVGPNLLKITGIIDEIPGNSHFHADAFISMTTFVTATTRQTWSNVGYFTYLLLDKNADPKKLEAGFQKLVAKNVVPEIQHDMGVSLAEAQKSVNSFLFFLQPITDIHLHSATKYEFEANGDIHYIYIFGALASFILLLACINFTNLSTASSSNRSKEIGIRKVLGSEKNKLVWQFLTESVMLTALAMLFALGLIYLLLPYFNNLAGKHIDMLFFLNFKALSLQIALILFVGLIAGIYPAFFLSSFKILAVLKGNSTAQTTGKGGLRSSLIVCQFAISTALIISTFVVYQQLHFMQNKKLGYDKNQVLVINDTYTLGNNIVAFKQQLLNDHRVVNASISSNIPGFNNMGGTEIYAKDLADKGARTQIQTGIYWIEDSYIPTLGIQIVKGRNFYPSSPADSISVIVNEAAVRDLGFGNTDPIGKTIVRSGQRHYNIVGVVKDFHYTSAKQKIAPLMMLPSINSRGSIIARIKTADVQPLLTDIKRQWDLYNPGTPFSYSFLDEQYQSLYNTEERTGQIFTSFAVIAVIIASLGLFGLAAFMIRQRVKEIGIRKVLGATSGSITVMLSKEFLKLIVIASLIAFPVTWYAMSKWLQDFAYRIDIQWWVFVLAAGIALLVAAATISFQSIKAALANPVKSLRSE